One window from the genome of Verrucomicrobiia bacterium encodes:
- a CDS encoding prolipoprotein diacylglyceryl transferase yields MTPYGFFAALGGLVAILWLRRHRAGLGVTDNEFWAAMWTLLLGGIAGAKGLFVILGWHHYARGELRFWADFGTGFVFFGGLAGAILAGAAFAAVRRLDFFRGSDYFAVALPLGHALGRVGCFFQGCCGGHPPHPVQLYEAAGLVAMAGWGRLVLDRVEAGRLLPGTAFAGYLVVYGLLRVLMDPLRADGRPERWLGLSAQQGLALALLVLGVTGLIWRAGSPGGSRVRNLRAVPLNRE; encoded by the coding sequence ATGACGCCATACGGTTTTTTTGCGGCACTGGGCGGGCTCGTCGCCATCCTCTGGCTGCGGAGGCACCGGGCCGGGCTGGGCGTCACCGACAACGAGTTCTGGGCGGCCATGTGGACGTTGCTGCTGGGCGGCATCGCGGGGGCCAAGGGGCTGTTCGTGATCCTGGGCTGGCATCACTATGCCCGGGGTGAACTGCGCTTCTGGGCCGACTTCGGCACCGGATTCGTCTTTTTTGGCGGTCTGGCCGGAGCGATTCTGGCGGGGGCCGCGTTCGCCGCCGTACGCCGGTTGGATTTCTTCCGCGGCTCCGACTACTTCGCCGTGGCGTTGCCGCTGGGACATGCATTGGGGCGGGTCGGCTGCTTCTTTCAGGGCTGCTGCGGGGGACACCCGCCGCATCCGGTGCAGCTCTACGAGGCGGCCGGATTGGTGGCGATGGCGGGATGGGGGCGCCTGGTGCTCGACCGCGTGGAAGCGGGTCGCCTGCTTCCGGGCACCGCGTTCGCCGGGTACCTCGTCGTGTATGGATTGCTGCGCGTGCTGATGGACCCGCTGCGGGCCGACGGCCGGCCGGAGCGGTGGCTGGGCCTGTCCGCCCAGCAGGGTCTCGCGCTTGCATTGCTCGTGCTGGGTGTCACGGGCCTCATCTGGCGTGCAGGAAGTCCCGGCGGCTCGCGCGTAAGGAATCTCCGTGCCGTCCCACTCAACCGCGAATGA